In the genome of Notamacropus eugenii isolate mMacEug1 chromosome 5, mMacEug1.pri_v2, whole genome shotgun sequence, one region contains:
- the LOC140508529 gene encoding olfactory receptor 2L3-like has product MEEWNQTTTGFFLLGLFPPTRTGLLFFLLVILIFLIAFLGNSTMILLIWMDHHLHTPMYALLSQLSLMDLIYICNTVPKMAVNFLSGDNFISLVACGFQSFCFLLIAGGEGLLLASMAIDRYVAICRPLRYPILMNKRMCFLMISVSWISSSINSMFHTVYALCMPYCKSRIINHFFCDIPAMVPLACMDTWAYEYTVFFSTNLFLLVPFIGIMASYGRVLYAVHHMHSSQGKKKAFTTCSTHLTVVTFYYAPFVYTYLRPPSLRSPEEDKNLAVFYTILTPMLNPIIYSLRNKDVLGAFQRVLGKSLSQKE; this is encoded by the coding sequence ATGGAGGAATGGAATCAGACCACCACTGGTTTCTTCTTACTTGGACTGTTTCCCCCAACCAGAACTGGCCTGCTCTTCTTCCTCCTGGTCATCCTCATCTTCCTAATTGCCTTCTTGGGTAACTCAACCATGATTCTCCTGATATGGATGGATCACCATCTCCACACTCCCATGTATGCCCTGCTCAGTCAGCTCTCCCTCATGGATCTCATATACATTTGCAATACAGTTCCCAAGATGGCTGTCAACTTTCTGTCTGGGgacaatttcatttctttggtggCTTGTGGATTCCAAAGTTTCTGTTTTTTACTCATAGCTGGTGGTGAAGGGCTACTTCTGGCATCTATGGCCATTGACCGCTATGTGGCCATTTGCCGGCCCCTCCGTTATCCCATTCTCATGAACAAGAGAATGTGTTTCCTGATGATTTCTGTGTCATGGATCTCTTCATCCATTAATTCCATGTTCCATACAGTGTATGCACTCTGTATGCCCTACTGCAAGTCCAGAATCATTAATCATTTCTTCTGTGATATCCCAGCCATGGTGCCTTTGGCCTGTATGGACACCTGGGCCTATGAGTACACAGTGTTCTTCAGCACAAACTTGTTTCTTTTGGTCCCTTTCATTGGTATCATGGCTTCCTATGGTCGGGTTCTTTATGCAGTTCATCATATGCACTCATCACAAGGGAAGAAGAAAGCCTTCACTACCTGTTCTACCCACCTGACTGTGGTCACCTTCTACTATGCCCcatttgtgtatacatatctgAGGCCCCCATCTCTGCGTTCTCCAGAAGAGGACAAGAACTTGGCTGTCTTCTACACCATCCTCACTCCTATGCTCAACCCCATCATCTATAGCCTGAGGAATAAAGATGTTCTGGGGGCCTTCCAGAGAGTCCTTGGAAAATCCTTATCCCAAAAAGAGTAG